The Prionailurus bengalensis isolate Pbe53 chromosome C2, Fcat_Pben_1.1_paternal_pri, whole genome shotgun sequence DNA segment GAGTCCACAGGCAAAGCTCCGAGCTGGGGCTGCAACTACCTCACGAGATGGGACGGGTGGGAGATGGCTGCTGTGGGTCACGTGACTGAGGTGGTCCTGGGCCTTGCGGCCACCCTAAGGGTCAGCCTTGTGTCTCCCCTCATGAAGGTACCAGGTCACAGCACTCTCGAGGGGTAAGTGGGGACCGAATCCAACAGGGTTCCCGTAGGAAGGAGGGTGAGGGGCATGCCCGCCCTGGGCCGCCTGGTTGATTTTCCTGCACAGGCTGCACAGGCAGGAGAGAAGAATGCCTCTCGCCTAAGGCAGAACCCCAGGCGGATGAAGTTCCTGTGCTCCACCTCTCCATTCTAAGAGTTTAGAACTATCTTATCTGCAATACTGAAAATAACATGTCTGCTGGCTTCCAAATGAAGACATGAGTGGACATTACTTTTTATACTTAGTCACTTCTGCAGCCCCACGGGGCAGTAGCAACCAGCAGAGCCCTCAGTTTGGTGGCGTGCCTGGTCCTCAGGGCCCGAAGGTGAGGGTCCATCTGCCCTCCACGTGGTGTCCCTGTGTGCTGGAGAGTCCCTCGGGTGCCACTCACATCTTGGGCCTCCAGCAGTCAGAAGAGGCCCCTGCTCAGGGGCTGGAGACTGGTCCCGGTGCGCCGGCTCAGCTCCTCGAGAACCTGCTTTTCCTTCTGGTACATCTGAAAGAAGGGAACGGAAAGTGACTGTGGACTGCCTCGTGGCCTGGCCCCAGGGGTGCCCTCTGGGGGAAACCCATCCCCATGGCTGTGGCATGAGGAGCCTCTGCTGTGTGGACTCTCCCAGATTCAAAGCGCAGGACCTGGTTCTGCTCACCTTCACCCAGCGCTGCACAGGGAGTATGGACATGCTGCCTGTGGGGTGACgggtggggacagcaggagggactggggggcaggggctgaAGTAGTAGCCCTGGGTAAAAGAAGATGAGTCCCTATTTGGAATTGCAGAACAGGCCAGACAAGTCAGTGGGGCCCAGGAAATGTGGGAGGGGGACACATGAGGACAGCCCCTCCTGGGGGAAAGGGTGGTCAGtgcttgcaggggtgggggtggtgttggtggggggtgggtgggtgggtgaggaagTCCCAGGAGGGCTGGGGTCCCTGCTGGCGGTGACAACACGGACTTTCCAAGATGCTGCCAGAGGGGGGCGAAGGGGCCTCATCGGGGTCAGTCTATGACTTGGAGGGGTGTGGCCACAGGCGACCCAGCCTGAGATAGACTGGATGTGAGGACAACTGTATCAAGGACTCTTGTTAATTGAAAAGTTTTTTGATGCCTTCCAGAGAACCCAATTATTTGACTACAAATATAATGTGAGCTTATTAAAAACAACATGTACATATACCAGCACACAACCTTATACATGGGGTAGATACACTGGCACTTCTGAAGGATACGAATGGCTAAGTAACTTCACCCGATAGGTCCCTATCAGACGCCTGCATGATTTGAGTTCCCAACTGATCAAGAACATCACAATTTCTCTTGTAaagattttttaactttaagcCATTAGAGTTTTATAGAACTTACAGAATTTGGTCTCTCTATTCAGTCGTTCCTTTCAACAGTGAATAAGTAATACAGTTAGTAGCACTGGGGGAGCCCGATATTTTAAACACTGCTAGTCTTTTTTTTGTGAAATAAGCCTTTATAAAATTCCTTAATTTActgcctttgtgttttgttttgttttgttttccaaatctgGTCTTCATACTTGACTGCAGGAGATAGCTAGGCAGCCCCGGTTCTTGGTGTGCCCTCTTGTGCATATGGTGGAGGACTGGAGGACAGCTCCTACCTTCTGCCATTCAGCCTCCGTGCTGTGTGTGAAGCCCAGCAGGTGACAGAGCCCATGGGTGGCAGTCACctgtcagaaaaattaaaaagctgtttCACGGACTGATCACGAGCAGGCCATGtgccagaggaggaggagcagggaaggaagggagaactcAGCCCATGCGTGGTGGGAGGTTAGGAACCCAGGGGTGGAGGGtacctggggctgggaggggtgccTACGTGCAGTGGAGTGCCGGCCAGGAGGAGAGTGGCCGGCCTAGCCCTGTCGTGGGGGGATGAGGGCGGTGGGAGCGGCGGGCCGGCCCTCCCCTGCAGGCACTGGATCTCTGGGGTGTGGCAGGGGGTGCCGGAAGTGGATGCCCACCGCGGCCTGTGGGGTGCATGGCTGCCGGCCGCAGAGACCCTGGAGCCGAACCCCGTGCTGAGCAGTCCTGTCTGTGCCAGGGCTCCTGCTCCCAGAaagtccacccccaccccagaaagcAGGCCCCcaacacctgtcacaatggctctTGCTGGGAAGCTGTGCTTCAAGTCACACAGAAGCTCCAGGATCCCCTAGAGATAATTCAGGGGCTGCCTGGTCAAAGAAGAACACCTCAATCGAATCCATGAGGAAGTTAAAACCACCCCTCCTTTCTTTTGCATCCAGTAGAGGAGAGTGGGATCCGGAAGGTCCTAGAGGCTACAATCCCATCTACTTTGACAGTTCTGTAAGGAGCTTATTCAGTAGGTCTGAGTTAGCTACACAGCCTGCTGAGCTCCAGAggtaaaagggaaaaacaaggcTGTTTCCGGGAGCTTCCGACATGtttcctgtcctctcctctcacCCAACACTGCTCGGCTTaggctcttccctctctctgccagaTGACGAGAGAGCGTACAGCCCCTACTCGTAGGTCTCCCTCCCCCAATAATCCTTGTCCCACACGGGAGGCAGTGCGGGTGCCAGCGTCCCACCCATGACCTCTTCCCAGGCCCGGGGCAAAGGACACGGCTGTGGCATCAGGGGCCAGCACTCATTCCCACTTACGGTAAGGACGTCATAGTAATCCTCATTCCCTTTGCATTGCTGGAAGATGTACTCCACTCCTAGGAAAATGTCACCCAAATTGTAGTCATCTGGAAAATCAGGCTGGGGAAGTTCACCTGCTTTTACATGCTATAAACGAGGAAAGACAGATTCGGAGAGCACGGCCTCAGGAACACTAACCCGACAACAGGCCTACACATTTCATTCTGGAAGACCCCTACTCATCAGTCCCAAGGCAGGTGAGGAGTGGGGGAACCACAGTAGAGCCACTGTTTACGAGTGACTTCAGATGTTtctgatgtggagaacaaaggcaaaaaaaaatttccttacaacttacagcccaCTGACAGTCCCTTGAAACGGGCAGAGTGACTTTCCTCTAtgagctcagctgcctccatgatgacactttgctaggggcaaaaggcaaccttagcctgaccccccaggatcctgtaagcCTTCTTTAAACATATAGAAACTCCTTTAGAGGGGGGCCCGGATgcctcagtttgttaagcgtctgacttagctcagatcatgatctcgcggctcgttgagtttgagccctgcgtcgggctctgtgctgacagcccagagcctggagcctgctttggattctgtgtcttcctctttctctgcccttctcccgcttgtactctgtctctcaaaaataaataaacgttaaaaaaaaaaaaaggaaattcctttggaaacttccttcaTCTCTAGTCCCCAAGATATAGGTTAGccatcatcctccaagcatatggtcCCCTGATATATATTTGAGGGGTCTCGTAAGTAAGGTTTTACAAGACAGAAGTAAATTAACTTCTTCTTACAATAGCTAACTCCCTCAGGGctctggaaaccttgtttccaaatttCCTTGGAGGTTTCCGCTGTCCCTGACCCTCTCCTGACTTGAAAGTGTAAAATCAGtgactcctcacaaccccagtgcagctcttcctgcccacgggtcatgtccctgtgctttaataaaactaccttttttgcaccaaagatgcctcaagaattctttcttggccgtcagctctgaaccccaacattCCCACATCTTTTCCACCTTGTTAAAGGAgttactttccttctttcatcCTTTCCAGTGCACAATCACACAAATCCACATCAGTccaattttgtatttctgttctgtttgttaTTTTGTCCTAAACAATCTTCCACATCTTCCtacataaaaccaaaaaacccccagTCTATTAATCTGAGGCCTGTTCACACTAAGCTAGTCACGTGTGGATGGGTATTTAGGGTGTTTCCTCcccatcaggaaaaaaaatcaagtgaacatttaaaatttttataacattttgtcttcttccttttcttgctttacCCTCCTTAAATGTGACACTAGTGGATTAAAGAGTACACATATGTTTCAAATGCTCTTGGAGTAtattgccaaactgctttccaaaaagGTCTGGATGCTGCTACtgataatggctttgaatgagtCATTTCATGATGCAGCTCATAACCTAATCACTATCTTttattgttgaaaatattttttcaggggcgcctgggtggctcagtcggttaagcgtccaactttggctcaggtcatgatctcacggttcgtgggtttgagcccctcatctggctcggtgctgacagctcggggcctggagcctctttgaactctgtgtctccctctctctctgcccctcccatacttgtattctctctctcaaaaataaacacttaaaaaaagaagaaaatatttcttcagtgttattttacattttcagtgaaaatttcagcgttattaaaatttttcaaccCTGCCATACTTGTTACTGAATCACACAGCTGCAGAAGCACTCACTCCCCTTCAAACTCACTGACGGTCTTCTGAAGGATGGCACCAATCGCTTTTTCTCCCTGGGCGATGGGTGTTGGTCAATAGGGGCTGGTCATGCTGCACTCCACTCAtgtgtacactttttttttttttaa contains these protein-coding regions:
- the YBEY gene encoding endoribonuclease YbeY isoform X1 encodes the protein MSLVLRNLQRAVPIRRAPLRKKLEIVRSILGVQKFDLAIICVDNKSIQHINNIYREKNLPTDVLSFPFHEHVKAGELPQPDFPDDYNLGDIFLGVEYIFQQCKGNEDYYDVLTVTATHGLCHLLGFTHSTEAEWQKMYQKEKQVLEELSRRTGTSLQPLSRGLF
- the YBEY gene encoding endoribonuclease YbeY isoform X2, coding for MSLVLRNLQRAVPIRRAPLRKKLEIVRSILGVQKFDLAIICVDNKSIQHINNIYREKNLPTDVLSFPFHEHVKAGELPQPDFPDDYNLGDIFLGVEYIFQQCKGNEDYYDVLTGILELLCDLKHSFPARAIVTGDCHPWALSPAGLHTQHGG